The sequence GGGTACGCGATCGGCCTTGAGGGTGACGGCTGGGGGCGTGATTCGCACCAGCACATCAAGGGTCATGGGCTGCTGGGTGACGATCGCCCCGTGGAGCGGAATCAATTCGACGGTGGGGAGAGCGGGTTTAGGTTGGGTCATGGTGGCCTCTGGGTGGATTTAAGGTGGGTGAGATGGTCGGCAATCAGCTGGAGCAGACTGTCCCGCTCGTGGGCGGTGGCAGGTGCCACAAAGTCTTGGCGGACATGAAGTTCTAGACCGTCGAGAATCTCTAGACGAGTCCAGGCTTGGGGGGGAGATGCGGGTGGGGCAGTGGGGGCCGGTGCCGCCAGGGGAGCCTGAAAAGCTCGACTGGCAGTGCGCTTGGGCGATTGGTCTGATGGTGAGGATTCCCTGCGTTGGCCTTTGGCCGGGCCTTGCCCATCGCGAATTTGAGCTAAAAACGCCAGCGCCGGGTTTGCCGCCTCCACCGTCAGCTGCACGCCGCCTTGCAGAATGTCTTCCAACGCCGTATCCGCCTGACCGCCAATCAGGCTGCCGATGGAGCTAGCGCTGTAGCCTTCCGCCAGCAGACGGCGCAGCACCAGCAATTGCAGTAGATGCCGGTAGGTGTATCGGGCTTCGCGCCCCTGCTTAAGGGGCTTGTCTAACCATCCCTGAGTGGTGTAATAGCGCACCAGCCGAGGATTCACCGGTTCTTGCCCGCGATTTCCAGAACTCTGGTCGGGCAAAAACTGGGGCAGCAGGTCGTTGGTCACCTCAACGAAGCGATCTAAGACCATCTCGGGCTGTTGCTGGGCAATCTGTTGCAACATGCTCATAGGCCCATAATAGACACTTGCAAATTAAACTGTCAATGACGCATTTTGCTGTCACTGTCTTTGGTAGCTACGACATCCCCTGTCGTTCTGATCACTGGTTGTTCGTCGATGGCCCGACTTCGAACCCCGTCCAACGTGGTTGAATACGCCCTCGATGGCCGTATCGAAGGAATGGGTGCTCGGGCCACAGGGCGAGTGTATACGGTCAACTTTGCTCTCGATTCACCAAGGCAGCGAGATCTAGAATGGTGATCTCCTCCTGCTCAGGGCGGTTAAGGCTAGTGGCAGAAACTGGAGCGGCAGTAGTCATAATCTTGGTGCGGCTCTGCGATCGCCAAAAGCTATAACGCAGCAAAGGGAATGAAGCCACCCGTTTCGCCAGTGCCCAGAAAAAAAGATAGCTGGTCAGCAATCGCCTAAACGATCCATACCGCGATTCACGCAGAGTTTCAATTAAATTTGTTGTCAGGGGAGGTTGTTCACTGTCTTCACAGGCCTGTTGAGTAGGACTGGGCAGTAAGATAACCCTAGCAAATCCTTGATCTGCAAGCATTGGATTGGTGCCCACCGCGATTACCTCAGGGCCGGTGCGCAAATGTTGAATACCATTAGCCTGTCGAGCCGTCATCAGCACAGATTTCTCTTCATTCGCCTGTTTTTCACTGCAACGGCCATCTGGAAACCCAAAGAACAGCAAAGTGCCGCGCACCACTTGATGGCCAAACTGGTGGACTAAATGGTCTTGAGGATTGGCCCCGTGAATTTCTAACGAGGTGATACCGTAACTCAGGGAAAACAGCTTACTCACGTAAATTCTCAGGGTTTGCTGCACCCAGGGCACATCGCCAATTACCAGGGTCCGTTTTCCGGTGCGAGCTAATAACTGACGTCGCTGTAGTAGCCTCAGCCCCAGGGTCCATAACCAAGGGCCAAAAATATAAATGCCGATGTCTATCAGGACGCAATCAGTTAATAAACTCTTACTCAACAGAGTGGTCGCTGGCAAATTGCATAACATCAACGTCCCCTTCATCAGGGTTTGGGCTAGGGGAATACTGTAGCCAAAGGGAATCAGCCAACCTACTGTAATCACAATGTAAAGGGCATGGATGCCCCAGGCCAGCGGGGTTTCAGTGATGTGAAGGGACCATCGCTGCCCACCCTCAATGATTTGGCGATGCAAACGCGTGGGCTGCGCTTCGCCCGAGGTATTGGCACCTAGAATATCTACCGCACCTTGCAGAAAAAACTCATCTTCCATTCCTTGCAGTACTAGCAAACCTTCTGGCGATAGCGTCATGCCCAAGGGGCGCTGGTCCGGGAAGGCGATTTGCATTTGGCGAGTCAGGTAAAACAGCAACTCGGTTAAGGTTTGGTGAGTCGCAGCCACTGAGGCGGTTGCGGGTTCGGCTAGACGGCGACCGCTTTTGTTGGTAAACATACGCCTGCTAAACGGTTCTCCTGAATACACCGGACGCGCCAGAGAAGATCCGATAAAACTGGTAGGTTCCCCAGTGAGGACAAAAAACTCGCGAATAACTCCCTGTCGCACCAGTAGATCACTGGTGTGGAGCACCTGCAAGGTGGAGAACGTTTGCCCCGACTGGCTAATGGCAAAAACAATAGATTGCTTGGCCAGTCCTAGACTATCGAAGTCGTGCTGCAGCTGTTGTAACACTAGGTTCGATGAGAGGGTCTTAATTGACAACAGGGGAAAAATACTTTTCAAATCTTTGGCGAATCGTTCCCCCAACCAGAGACTATTTTCAACGCCGGTAATGAGAATATCTACATGACGTGACTCCGCTAGTGCAGGGTCTAAATCAAAGAATTTGAGTTTGCCTTGCTTTTCAGATAAATATCGAGCCTTGGGAATCAGTAAACTCAATAGATACTCAGCACTTTGACGATTCCAAGACGTCGGGTCAACCCAAGTCTCCCGAATGGTTTGCAAAATAAAGGGAATGTCTAATAAATCTTTCTCTATGGGATCCATCCCCGGTGTGGTCAGTTTTGGAATCCGCTGCAAGTCAGGGGATTGCCTGTAGAAGAATCGTCGATCAATAATCTCACTTTCCTGAAGCTCGCGCTTTTCCGTCATTGAGAAAATTTCAAGGTGCGTTGGAGATAAAACTGCAATTTCTCCTGTATTTTGGTTTAAATCTAAGCGATAAGTCTTTGGCTTGTGAAGCAAGACCGCATCCACTGCCGAAGGCTCAGAGGCATAAATGGAATATTGCTGCTGAGGGTCGACACCAATCGTTATTGGCTGTCCCAAACTACTTAAGACCAGCTTGTCAGGGGTTAACGTTGACACCGTGACGAGGCCAAAGCTGCCTCGTGCTCGCAACATAAAAAATTGAGTAGCTCGATATAGGTCGTTGTATAAAAAGCCCTCTAGGGTGGCTTGTACAAAGAGGCAGAGCTTACATTGATCGATACTGGCTAGTTGGTTGTCCTGCTGCAGATGGTGAATCATCAGCTGCTGCAGTTGGTAAAGACTGTGGGAAGTCGTGAGTTCTTTGGCTGCGGGAAGGTAGTTAAGATGTTCTACAAAGGCGGCTTCGCAGAGCTGAGCCCAGCGTTCGAGTTGGTCGCCAGCCGGGGCTGTATGGGGTGCATCCTTAGTCAATTCAGCCCCTCCAAAGGCATCGTCCACAGAGGAGGCAATCATCAGTTGATAGGCCAACCGCACCGAAGGCAACCACATGCCCTGGGTAATGAGCAGATCCATCATCCCGGCAATCTTTGGAGAATCGCCGACGGTTTGGTTAGGTACCTGTAACACCCGCTCTAGCCACAACCCTAAGGTTCGGTAATCAACTAATCGGCCGAAGAGTTGCCAAGCATCGAAGTCACCGTTGTGGGTAATCCGGTGATTCACATTCTGGAGCTTGGCGGTATATTTATCATTTTCGATCTGCCAAACTTTTTCGAGGCGATCTGGGCTCCATTCGTGCCAATGCGTTTCTAAGACAGAAGGAGGACCACTGGTACCAAAGCGGTAGTGCCAAACACCAGTAATGGCATTGTATCGAGGACGATATCCGGCTCGCCAGGCCCGATCGCGAGTGCCATGAAAGACCTTTTCTAAAGATTGAGTTAAGTTACTGCGTTTGGCATTAACTATTTTGTCCCCCACAAAATAGCTTCGACCGGTCCAGTCTTGGCCGATGGTCAACCCTCCACCAGCTTGCTCTCCCCTTACCTCTGTTTCACGCCCCATTGTCTTAAATAATTCGAGCCAACGCTGGGGAATTAATCCCTCCAGTTGGGGGTCGGTCTTTTGGGCAATAAAGCCAAAGTTACCGCAGTAGAAGTAGTCGGCGCGACCAGACACTATCGCTACCGCATCAGAAACAGAACAAACCAGCGTGATGGCATTGGCGATCGCGAACATAGGAATCGCTAATACCAAAACGTTTGCCCAGAGCAATTGGGGAAACCCTGACAGCAAAGGCAAAAGGCTCCCATAGCAGAGGCTGGCCCATCCCACGGCCAAACCATTAAACAGCACCCCCCCCATAGCCTTACTGCGAACCTTCCAAGGCGTGCGATCGCCCACGGCAACCCAGGGGAGATGTTGACTATCCCGCGAGGGTAAAACAATTGGCTGTAAAGGCAGGCAGGAGCGGACTACCTCTGCAAGTGTTCTATTTTCTAAGATTGATGCCAGGCTGAAGACCGCTGGGTTCTGATCGACCAGAACCCGGATAAGACAATGCCCGAATCCGTGGATCAGTAGAGCACTATTCCACAGCACTCTTAACCCAAAGGCCGCTAACAAAGACCAAGCTATGCCCTGGCAAAGAAGTTGCCAACTTCCTAGGTCTAAATGATTTCCTTTAATGGTTTTAACAAAAGAAGTTTCCAGTAGAATTACACTTAGAATCTCTGGATAAATTTGAATATTTGAAAAGCATGGTAATTTACCAAAATGCAAGCTGCCTTCGAGAAAGAGAGAGAAAAAAATCTTTTATTTGAATTGGATTTGATCTGTTTTCCATTTTGTCAAACAAGCGTTTATCAAAGGCATCAATCAATATCTGATTAGCCAGCCAACCCTCTGAACCGCCTTCAAAACCAGGAACATAACGCTTCGATCGCTGAATCCTATCAACCTTGTGTCACAAAGCTTCCGGAGACGCGAGCAACCTCCGAGCTATGCCCCCGGCAGTGTAGAGCCAGCCAGGCAAGGAGTACGCTGTCTGGAAACTTAAACCCATAGGGAAGCAATACGACGATCGCCGTACTAAATTATGAAGCTGCCATTGCCTGCTGAGAGAAGTATAAAAAATTGCTAGATTCCAGCTAAAAATACCCGGGCAAGCCTCCGAAATTGCTCTATCCTCCTTATGATTAGCCAAAATTTCTGATTTATTGACGTAATAGACCTAAGAATGCCAAAATCTATTTTTAGAAGCAATACGACGATCGCCGTACCCAAATCTTAAGCAGCTCTGCTTTTGGTAGCAAAGTATGGAAACCCTAACGAATGCGGATTGGAAAAGCCTTAATGGGTTCTTAAAGTCGCTCTACATCCCTTGCAGCTTGGAAGCTTTTCCAGTAGATCTCATAACTGCTTTGCCCAGGGTCGTTGGTTCAGAACTGTCGGGAGTGGTCACTTTTCGCATGGGTGCCAAAACATTGCCACGTTTTGTGACATTCCCAGATCCGACGGTGGGTGTTACGGCAGAAACATATACAGCAGTGCCTCAGCATTTTTTCTCACATCCTGTAGCAAGTCACTATGAAAAAACAACAGATGAGCACGCTTTAGCTATATCTGATCTTTTGACCGAGTCAGAATTTCACCGTCAAGACCTTCTATACACAGGCTTTTTTAAGCACTATGGCTTGGAAGATCAAATGGTAACTTACTTTAAACTTCCATCTACATTGCAAAAACTGCCAAAGACTGATTCCTTTTATAGGGGACAAGAACGATGTGGTTTAATGATCAGCCGCGATCGCCGCAATTTCACCAAGCGCGATCGCCTCGTCCTAAACCTTATCCGTCCCCACCTCAAACAGGCCTATGACAACCTGGCTGCTTTTCACCAAGTACACGACCATCTAGCTCAGCAGCAATCTGCCACCGACCAAACGGCTCTCATTGCCCTATCCACCTGCGGCACCGTGCAGTGGATCACCCAAAAAGCCGGGGAAATCTTACACCGCTACTTTCCACCCTCCAAGGCCCCGATTGCCCTGCCCGACCTGTTGCAGCAGTGGGTCAATCGTCAGCTCTCCATGTTTTCTCAGGTAGAAGAAGTTTGTAGAGTAGCTCGCCCCCTGAGACTACAGCTAGAAGAGCAACGGTTGGCCATTCGCTTTAGCTACTGCCCAAAAGTTGAACAGCTTTACCTGCTGCTCGAAGAGACTGAACCAGAGCCGTTCTCGGCAGAGTCATTGCAATTGCTGGGCTTAACCAAGCGAGAGTCAGAAGTCTTGTTTTGGGTGGCTAAAGATAAAAGCCTGGTGGAGGTAGGCAAGCTGCTGGGCATGAGCGATCGCACCGCCAAAAAACACCTAGAGCATATCTATGAAAAGTTTGGCGTTCAAACCCGTCTCTCTGCCGTCATGCATGCCCTAGGGCTTCTAGGCATCTTTAACTAAGACCCAAACAGCATCTGATTTTCTAGAATTCAATCTTTGCACCTTATCCATCTCCAGGCCCAGGGTAATAAACATGTGCCGATACTGGTACGGACGACGATACTCGCTCACTACCCCTGATTGGCAAGCTGCAGCACAATGCTAAACTCGCCGTCTGTCGGAACCTCTGGAGGCTGAATTGAGCGGTTTACCGTTAAAAAGGCGACACCCGGATTCGAACCGGGGGTGGAGGTTTTGCAGACCTCTGTAGGTAAACGTAAAAGGCTTGCCATATAAGCATTCTGGGTTGTGGTTGCTAATCCTTGCCTAAGAATAGCCCTATAAATTCCTGTTGGTGGAGCTGAGTTAGGGCAAAATTAGAGCAAATTCGTGGTTCTCTTGTGAGCAAAAAAAACCGCCGAATCCCTCCTCTCTATTTCCCCTTTCAAAGTTGGAAGCAAGCAGCCCTGGCCTATGTGCTTGGCTTTGCGGGGCTGGCGATTTTGTATCTGATTCTCAATAGGTAACCTGATGACTGCTTTCAACCCTGCTACAGACTTACCCGCCAGCGTCAACTCTCTCTCTAAGTTGGTCGGATGGGCCAACGGAGCCTTCTACCAGCTCCACAAAGCCACTGACTACCAAGAATCTGTCGGTGGCATTTTAGTGCCAGTTGTCACGGCTCAAGATGGCCTGGCGGCTAACAAGACAGAGCGGATTATTTTTCGCGTTTCCTTAGAACTAGAAGATACCTGGCGCGCATCACCCCAACCATTCTGGGTGAATGTTCGAAGCATTTCTACCGCAGCAATCCCAACGCAATACCGCCCATGACGACTGTTCCCCTTGGTGAGAATCCCTACCTCTATCAAGGTGGGCCTACAGTTCCTCTGCGCCAGCAGCAAACCGGCACCTATGCCGCCGACAGCTTGGGCAATCGGGTTTTTTATACCCCAGAGGGCCGATTGCCGAATAGTACCCTGGCCCCCGGCTTGGCCCCTACCGCAGGGCAGCTGGCTAGGCAAAGCCTCTCAGGCGCGGGCCTGGCTGGGGCTGCTATTGGCGGCGGCATCGGTGCAGCTCAAGCCTATAACCAAGGGGCCGGGCTGTTTGAGGGATTAGGCGTAGGCCTGGGGGGCGTAGCTGGCTCGGTTGGTGGCCAGGTGGCCGGTTTCGCTGGGGGCAGCGCTGCTGGTGGTGCGATCGGCTCTGCCGTGCCAGGCGTGGGCACTGTAGCGGGCGCGGGTGCTGGTGGCGTCGTTGGTGCAGTCGGCGGCGGCCTGGCGGGCGGTGCGGTCGGCGGTGCGGTCGGCGGTGGTATTGGGAGGGCCGTTGATGGTTTCTTTTGGCCAGATCCGGCAGAGCCGGGTGTAGGCATTCCCCCACAGCCAGGCGCGGCCACCCCTCGCCCCGGTGGGGAGGAATACCCTGGGCAGTTTCCCCCAGCAGCAGCTGGGGCCGGGCCTGTAGTTGTGCCTGGCGATCCTATCTATGGCCCTGCACCCTTCACTGGTGGGCAAATGCCAGGCATACTCTACCGAGCATCGGGCCGACTTGAATTCGATCGGGTTTGGTGCGATGGGTCGCTTACCGTTCCATGGAGTATTGAGTTTTTATCGGAATTCAATATTTTGGGGCCTGTCTCTAATGCTCGCCTGGAGTACAGTAACCCTGGCCTTTGTGGGCCGAGAAACCTGGCCTTGCTAATTACTCAAGGCGATGGCTCTACAAGGGCCATCGCTCAAGACAACGATGTTTCCTTTCGAACGAAAGAAAAGGGCACTTTTACCCTTTCGTTCGAAAGGGCTGGCGGCCTGCCCGATACAGGCGGCAACCCTCCAGCTCCACAAACAGGCAGTACCACCCCAGAGCGATCGCCCAATCCCTACCGCCCTAATGGCACAGATGGCGCAGGCCGCCCGCGCGCGGTTCCAGCGGCACCTAATGCGCGCCCTACGGCCCCCGCGCCTAATTCACCTTGGCCAGAACGATCGCCCGCCCCTGTTCCCGATACAGCTCCCATCGGGGCTGGCTCTCCTTTTGCGGCCCCAGACGCGCCCCCCAATTTCGCGCCTGCACCCGCTAGCCCTCAGCCCGACACCGACCCACTCGCACCAACTCAGCCCCAGCAACCCCTCGACCCGCTGAACCCCACTGGCCCCAGTCGCCCCCTGCAACCCGACCAAGAGGGCAAGCGAACCGCTCAACCCTTCTTTATTCCGGTTCCCATCCCTACCGGGTCGATCAACCCGCCAGGGTTTATTAATCCAGACCCGCCGATCACTGTCCCGGTGGGCTTGAGGCAGCCCGCAACCACCCCAACCGGCACCGCGATCGACCTCACCACCCCTGGAGAGATCACCACCACCAACCCCAACACCAGGCCCCAAATTGAGCCAGTACAGCAGCCCGCCCGCATTGAGGAGGGCAAGTGCTGCATTCCCCCGGCCAACCCAGAGATCATTAAGCGCCTGGAGCAAATCAAATCGGGCATTGGCTTCGACGGTATGCCTGTTAGCGTGCCAGACCAAATTGCCAAGCAAAACCCCTCCCAATTGCAGATCGGCTCACTGGCAGAACTGCATCTATGGCAGGTGCAGCAGCTTGACGGGGTTATGGGCCAATGGCCCCAGCAAATTCCCATCCCCACCCCAGCCGGGACGGTAAATGTGGGGATGCCGAATATGGCCGAGGCCGTGGCAGAGCTGGTGGGAATGATGGTGAGCCAGCAGGTGACGGCCACCCAAATTCTCAATACCACCAGTCGCACGCTAGCCCAGGCGGGCAGCGCCACCCAGCAGGCTCACCTGGCACACCTCACCGCCAAGGCCAACGCCGAATTTCTAGGCTTTGAGAGCCGCCCCAGCGTGGTTGATATGCCCCTGGCCTACACTCCAGGCCAAGACCCCTTCGACGGCCTGCTCAATGAGTCTGTGGCCAAGGTGAGGGGCTTTGAGAATGCAGACGGGCAAGACCTCAAGAGCATTCTGGCCGAACTGTTGCAGGCCGCCGCGATTATTCGCGCCGTTTACTGGAGAAGGCTAGATCCCAAGGGTGACCTTAAAACCCAAATCCGGCAAAACATCCGAGGGCAGGGCGATTTTGTGGATGAGGCCGCCGCCGGTGGGGGCCAGGGCGAAGACTGGGAAGCCTACCTAAGAGATGTGGAGGCCGGGTTTAGATCGGCCACTGGTGACGATAACCCCTACGGCAGACCCCCAGGGGAAGGCCCGCAAATCAGAGATCGCAGCCCAAAAAAGGATAGGTAACTATGGGTTTTACGCTCACTTCTGCCCAGCTATTCAGCAGGGGAGTACGGCTTCAGGTAGGCAACCGTGGGGGCGGTGGTGGCTTCTTTCAGAAGATTGTTCAGGCCGGTAAGCAACTGGCTCAGATATTCACCTGGGGCAATTTGAGAGGCTTTCTAATCGGGGCAGCTCTGGCCCAGATCCCCAGCCTGGTTTTTAGCCTGACTAACCTCTGGTCGATGTTCACGAGCGCGGCGATCGAGTTGTATTACTTTGACTGGAACATCCCAGACGATCGCATAGACCAGATGGCTAAGGCCCGATGGAGCGCCTACGGCAGCATCCTGGGGGGCACTGCTGGCAATGCCCTGGGGTTTTTCGCCTGCGGCATTGTGCCCGCCACATCGCTGTTTGCCTTTGACGAGCGTCTGGCTAGCTATGTGCTGCGCGAAGTGTCAGAGGAGGCCTTTGAGGAGCTGACCTTTGAGATCGCCTATGTGCTGCGCCAATCATTCCGCAACCTGGCCCGGCAGACCGCTGGATGGCTCTACAAAGGGGCGCGGCGGTGGCTAAAAGACCCTAGCAACCCCATCGGCGGGCTAATTTTTGGCAGCAATGCGGATAACGTACGAAATACCTGGGGAGAGGCCAACGCCCCTAGCTGGAGCTTTGCCCAGGCCGTAGAGGAGCGGGTCGAGAAAATCCCTAACCAGTTCTGGCAAAATTTTACTGAAGAGCTGATCGAGGAGGCGATCGACGCCTGCATAGAGGCCGGGTATGTGGTCTCTAACTCGATCGAAGGCTACTACGCCCAGCAGCGCCTGGCCGCCACCATCAACCAAGGCCCCCAGCGAGTGGTAGAGGTGCAACCCAACCGGGCCAATGATGCTGAAAAGTTTGTGGTAGCAGGCCCAGAGAGCGAAGTCAGGGGCCAGCTCACCACAATTCTCACCACCCACCAGATGGTAGAGGATCGTGATTTAGGTCAAATCGTGGGCCAATCCCTCGACGACTACATTCGAGCCCGCCCCCTCGACGGCTTGAGATTGCAATTCAACCTCTACAGCCTGAAAACTCCGCCCTATGCCCGTCGAGGAGAACAACGCCTAACAAGGGTAACCGTTACCATTCCCGAGGTTTCGCGTGCTCTGCTGGACTGGGAACGCCTGCGCCAGGTATGTGGAGGCCCTAATGGTTACCTGTGGGGGCGCTGGCTGGCCAAGGCCAGGCTAAACAATGGCGGCACACTGAAGGTCTATGGAGGCACCGAGGCGGAGGCCGAGGACAGGCTGAGGGCATTCCTTACCCTGAGTACAGCAGAAATCAAGGGCCTGACCGTTACCGAGGAAAAACGCACGGGTGAACGCCAGCGCAACCCCAAAATGTGGAAAGAGATCACCCGCGTTTATCCAGGCCACTTGACGATCATCAACCGCCAGAGAACGCTTTATTTAGACCGTGGCAGCCCCAGTACAGATGGAAATTTCATCGACAAGCGCGCCCGGTTTGATCTGTGGCGATCGACTAAACCTCCAGACTTTGACCAAAACGTCATAGAGCTGCTGCGGCGTCTAGACGCAGCAGATACTGCCGTTCCTTAGCGAGTTGATCTAAAACCCATTCTCGATCTCTCCCTGTCTCCTGAGATAACCGTCTGACCAAGTTGCCATAGGGTCTATATTCGTATGGTCTACCATAGCGGCCTTTCCTCCTTCTAATTGCGCGTCTAGATCGAGTGCTTAGCTTTGGATAAAGTAAAAGTTCCATAAATTTATAAGTCTGTTTTTTCCTTCTGTGCAATGACCGACAATCATGGATGTTGTACTGTCGTATTGAT is a genomic window of Nodosilinea sp. E11 containing:
- a CDS encoding response regulator transcription factor — encoded protein: MISRDRRNFTKRDRLVLNLIRPHLKQAYDNLAAFHQVHDHLAQQQSATDQTALIALSTCGTVQWITQKAGEILHRYFPPSKAPIALPDLLQQWVNRQLSMFSQVEEVCRVARPLRLQLEEQRLAIRFSYCPKVEQLYLLLEETEPEPFSAESLQLLGLTKRESEVLFWVAKDKSLVEVGKLLGMSDRTAKKHLEHIYEKFGVQTRLSAVMHALGLLGIFN
- a CDS encoding MerR family transcriptional regulator, which produces MLQQIAQQQPEMVLDRFVEVTNDLLPQFLPDQSSGNRGQEPVNPRLVRYYTTQGWLDKPLKQGREARYTYRHLLQLLVLRRLLAEGYSASSIGSLIGGQADTALEDILQGGVQLTVEAANPALAFLAQIRDGQGPAKGQRRESSPSDQSPKRTASRAFQAPLAAPAPTAPPASPPQAWTRLEILDGLELHVRQDFVAPATAHERDSLLQLIADHLTHLKSTQRPP